agccCATATACAGTCCTTATAAAAGTCAGTCAGAAAGTTTGACtttgcataattttttaaatgATAATTGGCCGAAATGGTCAAACGATTGTTTGAGATGGATAAATGTGATCTGCCAAACTGGAAAATTTTAGCCAGGGCTCAATTAAACGACGTATCTTTAGCATGATCAACGAGAGTCTGCAAATCATTTGCTACTTTGCATGAGTCCGCTCTGTTTTCTTGGTTTTTTACACTGCGTCCCTGATTGgcatttttttcctgttgtgTGGCTGGTGGGATCATTAGTTCAAAAGATCCCATGGGCAACTGATTAAGTGTATACCATATGATGCTTAACTTTTGTATAGTCAACGTAAGGCATGTGGACATCATAGTGGGAGATACTCAGAGCTCAAGGTCTCAAGGTCTCAAGGTATTCATGACCTAGAGCAACGAGCCACTAACAAGCAGCAGAGTCAAGTCATCCATCTATTACATGTTGAATGCAAAACAAGCTCTTTGCTTGTGGTCTTGGCAATATCAATTTACCACCATGGGGACTCCCAAATTAAAGCAATTGTCTGTGATGGGACATTCTCTTTAGAGAAGTTTTCcgggacttaaaaaaaagttgaaaaagggcttaaaatcaataaaaataaaatagctaTCCCACCTACTCCCCATCTAGCACTGCAATACCAGTGCCCCCTGCACAGCGCCGGTCATTGTGCACCTGAGCACTTTGCCACTCACAGTCTTCAGCTGTGATTCTTTTATGGCTGCTAAagtctgtgagtggctgagcggtcaagtgcacaatgaacagcatgtgaccacccgctgcttcttctgggttccataCGTTGGGCaccgggctgcagcactggactgGGAACGGCCGGATTAGGAGAGTATtccatttttattgattttaagccctttaaacttttttaagTCCTGTAAACCCCCTTTAAAACATATAGCTATGCAGGCACTTGTAAACACATCAGGTTTTTGAAGTTTTGCCCCACAAGGCACAGCTATCCTCATTCTAAGACTCATTAGAATCACGCATAAATTAGATATAAAATGATTCATTTTCCAAATCTGGAAGCTACAACATAACTACACAGACTTCATTCTGAAGCTAAATCACTGTGAGAAGTAATTAATGTCAAGACAAGTTTCAAAACCAGATTAATTGCAATATGACTGCTGTTACGGGAGGCTCTAATTATTTGTCCTTTTCTCTGTCTCTCACAAGGTACTATGCAACTGTACATCCCTTGAAGAGAAGAATATCTGTTACCACATGCTCCTACGTCTTGGGAGGTATCTGGCTCCTGTCCTTTGCTTTGGTTGGACCAGCGATTGCTCACACTTATCACATAGAGTTCCAACAACAAGGCTTTGCCATCTGCGAGGAATTTTGGTTTGATAAAGAGACAGAGAGGTTGGCCTATGCTTACAGCACCCTGATCATTACGTACATCCTCCCTTTGTCTGCAGTGTCATTATCCTATATCTGCATTACGGTTAAgctgaagaacagagtggtcccaGGCCACCCCACACAAAGCCAAGCAGAGTTCGATAGGCTCCGCAAGAGGAAGATATTCAGACTCATTGTCCTGGTGGTAACAGCCTTTGGAATATGTTGGCTTCCTATTCATGTTTTTAATATTATCCGGGACATTGACATCAATCTCATCAACAAGCACTATTTTCTTCTCATTCAGCTTCTCTGCCATTGGTTTGCCATGAGTTCCTCTTGCTGCAACCCTTTCTTGTACGCTTGGCTTCATGACCGATTCCGCAGTGAGCTAAAGAAGATGTTCACCTTCAAACGTAAAATTATCCCAACCAACAACTGCGTGGCTGTGAGTGTGATGCTCTAGACGTCGTCTAGCCGATCATTCCTAGCAAAGACAACCTAAGGCTTTAAAGCTGCTATGGAACTACCTTTTCCAGTCTCAATTTTTAAGCTAAGTTCTCGAAGGCACTTTATGTTTTCCCAATAGACATGTCCTAATCCATCAGAGAAAGAGGCATTCTATGGTTTCAGGTAAACGAAGGAGATTTGGGATACGTCTGCAGAGAAGACATAAGGTTCCTTTAAAAACAGAAAGTCAGAGACTCAGTTGTGATGATAAGTAGGATTTCCATCTATTCGACAATTAACTCCGGTGATAGTCTGGTTTTGGTCAGTTGGTCGGTCATTTTCAACTGCAGTGAACTATCCACCGAGGAAAACATCATCTATCATCCAGGAGAAATAACATTGATAAAAATGTGCCTTCTAAAAGGTTGCATATCAGCTGCAATTTTTCATTTCACAATGTGTATTTTATCATAGGGGACTCTACTAACGTCTTAAGGGCTGACCCTTCTCGAAAACATATTGCTGCCTGAGAGACATGTAAAAAGATGCTGCACTGCTAATTCGCCTGGGTATGATTGTGTTGGCAGTCCATTGTTCATTACTCAGACTCATATTAGAGGCATTGCTTTTCTAGCTGCAAATCGGAACCAATTATATGTCCATTCCTGGTAAATGAATGTAACAGTTAACATTTAAAAAACGTATGTCGTTCATCAGAAATGACAAAAACACTATCAAGGCtaaaaagtgaataaaataaTCTTGATTGTAAGTTCTTGAGTCAGGTCTGCAGTTTTTATCTCACATTGTTAATTATTGATTGAGTTAGGATCATGTCTCTTTTTTCCTAAGATAATGTAATCActgattaggattagagatgagcgagcaccaaaatgctcgggtgctcgttactcgagacgaacttttcgcgatgctcgagggttcgtttcgagtaacgaaccccattgaagtcaatgggcgacccgagcatttttgtatatcgctgatgctcgctaaggttttcatttgtgaaaatctaggcaattcaagaaagtgatggaaacgacacagcaacggatagggcaggcgaggggctacatgttgggctgcatctcaagttcacaggtcccactattaagccacaatagcggcaagagtgcccccccccctcccaacaacttttacttctgaaaagccctcattagcaatgcataccttagctaggcaccacactacctccaacaaagcacaatcactgcctgcatgacactccgctgccacttctcctgggttacatgctgcccaaccccccccccccccccccacacacacacacacacacacacgacccagtgtccacagcgcacaccaaactgtccctgcccagccttcagctgccctcatgccacgccaccctcatgtctatttataagtgcatctgcgagaggaaaagcaggcacacactgcagagggttggcacggctaagcagcgaccctctttgaaaggggcggggcaatagtccacaatgctgtacagaagcaatgagaaatgcaatcctgtgccacctccatctggagctgcaaacgtaggcatagcaatggggaacctatgtgccacacactattcattctgtcaaggtgtctgcatgccctagtcagaccgcgtttttttataaatagtcacaggcaggtacaactccgcaatgggaattccgtgtgcacccacagcatgggtggctccctggaacccaccggctgtacataaatgtatcccattgcagtgccctggacagcagagctaacgtcagattaaatgcaggtgggcttcggcccacactgcatgccccaacctgaccgggctttttaattcatagacacaggcaggtgcaactccctattgtgaagtccctgtggaccgacagcatgggtgggtgccaggaagccaccggcggtacataaatatatcccattgcagtgcctaacacagctgaggtaatgtcgtgcttaatgcaggtgggcttcagcccacactgcatgccccagtcagactggggttctttagaagtggacacatgcagttacaactccctgtggacccacagcatgggtggctccctggaacccaccggtggtacataaatatatcccattgcagtgcccaacacagctgatgtaacgtcagctgtaatgcaggtgggctaaaaattaatttgattacactgtaggcgagggcccccaaaaattggtgtaccaacagtactaatgtacctgagaaaaattgcccatgcccaaccaagagggcaggtgaaacccattaatcgctttggttaatgtggcttaattggtaactaggcctggaggcagcccagttaaaataaaaattggttgaggtgaaagtttcaacgctttaatgagcattgaaacgtataaaaattgtttacaaaaattatatgacttggccatgtgggcctaagaaaaattgcccgttcggcgtgattatgtgaggtttcaggaggaggagcaggaggaggaggaggaggaggaatattatacacagattgatgaagcaaaaagctccccgtttttgatggggatagagaacgatgcttccatccgcgggtgcagcctacgtattgcttaggtatcactgctgtccgctggtggagaagagaagtctggggaaatccaggctttgttcatcttgatgagtgttagcctgtcggcactgtcggttgacaggcgggtacgcttatctgtgatgattcccccagccacactaaacaccctctctgacaagacgctggccgcagaacaagcaagcacctccagggcatacagtgcgagttcaggccacgtgtccagcttcgacacccagtagttgtagggggcagaggcgtcacggaggacggtcgtgcgatcggctacgttctccctcaccatccttttacagtgctcccaccgactcagccttgactggggagcggtgacacagtcttgctggggagccataaagctgtgaagggccttagagagtgttcccctgcctgtgctgtacatgctgcctgatctccgcgcctcccctgctacctggccctcggaactgtgccttcagccactagcgctgtcggaacggaattttaccatcagtttgtccgccagggtcctgtcgtatagcatcactctcgaacccctttcctcttcaggtatgagagtggaaaggttctccttataccgtgggtcgagcagtgtgtacacccagtaatctgtagtggccagaatgcgtgtaacgcgagggtcacgagaaaggcatcctaacatgaagtcagccatgtgtgccagggtacctgtacgcaactcatggctgtcctcactaggaagatcactttcaggatcctcctcctcctcctcaggccatacacgctgaaaggatgacaggcaagcagcatgtgtaccctcagcagtgggccaagctgtctcttccccctcctcctcatcct
The nucleotide sequence above comes from Eleutherodactylus coqui strain aEleCoq1 chromosome 2, aEleCoq1.hap1, whole genome shotgun sequence. Encoded proteins:
- the PRLHR gene encoding prolactin-releasing peptide receptor — translated: MESTSGRSYGPANLTIYRVKLNSSNSSSEFTGVQLIQSYKPLIIPCYTLVVLIGIFGNYLLLYVIWRTKKMHNVTNFFIGNLAFSDMLMCATCVPFTLAYAFNSQGWIFGKFMCYFVFLIQPVTVYVSVFTLTAIAVDRYYATVHPLKRRISVTTCSYVLGGIWLLSFALVGPAIAHTYHIEFQQQGFAICEEFWFDKETERLAYAYSTLIITYILPLSAVSLSYICITVKLKNRVVPGHPTQSQAEFDRLRKRKIFRLIVLVVTAFGICWLPIHVFNIIRDIDINLINKHYFLLIQLLCHWFAMSSSCCNPFLYAWLHDRFRSELKKMFTFKRKIIPTNNCVAVSVML